One genomic segment of Chloroflexaceae bacterium includes these proteins:
- a CDS encoding AAA-associated domain-containing protein has product MTLDTADIPQADQLWDVARVAEAIARGRHDTEEIAAYIGMKVPRQGHYYTQAARILGLVTEGEPGEAPRLTTLGRSFVRSNRVEQRTFLRRLLLQREPTRSVIIRLRARDGLDRQELAETLQQLAPLAASTASRRAHTIAAWLCAVDLAEWQNDRLVYTGPAFVGAAGAQASSPAGDAEGWGNVSSPWSR; this is encoded by the coding sequence ATGACCCTGGATACGGCCGATATTCCTCAGGCGGATCAGCTCTGGGATGTGGCGCGGGTAGCCGAGGCGATCGCGCGGGGCCGCCACGACACCGAAGAGATCGCGGCATACATCGGCATGAAGGTGCCGCGCCAGGGGCACTACTATACCCAGGCGGCGCGTATCCTCGGGCTGGTGACGGAGGGCGAACCCGGTGAAGCGCCGCGCCTCACCACCCTCGGGCGAAGCTTCGTGCGCAGCAACCGGGTTGAGCAGCGCACCTTTCTGCGCCGCTTATTGCTCCAGCGCGAGCCGACCCGCTCGGTCATTATCAGGCTGCGCGCCCGTGACGGGCTGGATCGCCAGGAACTGGCTGAGACCCTTCAGCAACTGGCGCCGCTCGCCGCCAGCACCGCCAGCCGGCGCGCCCACACCATCGCGGCATGGCTCTGCGCGGTAGATCTGGCTGAGTGGCAGAATGATCGGCTGGTGTACACCGGCCCGGCTTTCGTCGGCGCCGCCGGGGCGCAGGCGTCTTCACCGGCAGGTGATGCAGAAGGTTGGGGAAACGTGAGTTCCCCCTGGTCACGGTAG
- a CDS encoding TlyA family RNA methyltransferase gives MAKTRLDQLLVARGLAETRSKAQALVLAGSVRVAGQPATKPGVLVDEDAAVEVTAALPYVSRGGYKLAHALDVFGLSPAGLVALDVGASTGGFTDVLLQRGAAHVYAVDVGYGLLDYRLRSDPRVTVLERTNIRHLQALPGGVTADCATIDVSFISLKLVLPAVRRLVRATGWIVALIKPQFEAGPEHVSRGGVVRDPAVHQAVLREVLATAAELGLTPRGLTRSPLSGPAGNIEFLAWLQPGGAPLSVETAVEAVTVVQP, from the coding sequence ATGGCAAAAACACGCCTTGACCAACTTCTGGTCGCACGCGGACTGGCCGAGACGCGCAGCAAGGCCCAGGCCCTCGTGCTGGCCGGGAGCGTGCGTGTCGCGGGCCAGCCAGCAACCAAACCCGGCGTTCTGGTAGACGAAGACGCTGCCGTCGAGGTGACAGCGGCGCTACCCTACGTCAGCCGTGGGGGTTACAAACTCGCCCACGCCCTCGACGTCTTCGGGCTTAGCCCTGCGGGACTTGTGGCCCTCGACGTCGGCGCCTCCACCGGGGGCTTCACCGACGTCTTGCTGCAGCGGGGCGCTGCTCACGTCTACGCCGTGGACGTGGGCTACGGCTTGCTCGACTACCGCCTGCGCTCCGACCCGCGAGTGACGGTCCTTGAACGCACCAACATTCGCCATCTGCAAGCCCTGCCCGGCGGAGTCACGGCCGACTGTGCAACCATTGACGTATCGTTTATCTCTTTGAAGCTGGTCTTGCCGGCTGTGCGCCGGCTCGTGCGTGCGACCGGCTGGATCGTGGCGCTGATCAAGCCGCAATTCGAGGCTGGCCCCGAGCACGTGAGCCGTGGCGGCGTGGTGCGCGACCCCGCTGTTCACCAGGCTGTGCTCCGCGAGGTATTGGCGACAGCCGCGGAACTGGGCCTGACCCCGCGCGGCCTGACCCGCTCCCCCCTCAGCGGACCGGCCGGCAACATCGAGTTTCTGGCCTGGCTCCAGCCAGGCGGCGCGCCCCTCAGTGTGGAAACAGCAGTGGAGGCGGTTACTGTGGTGCAACCGTGA
- a CDS encoding glycine--tRNA ligase yields MTATSLNQIVSLCKRRGFVFPGSEIYGGLQGIYDYGPLGVELKNNLIAEWWRANVYERDDMEGLDAAILMNRLVWKYSGHEETFNDPLVDCRACKSRWRADHIHGRCPNCGSTDLTEPRPFNMMFSTQVGPVADSGALAYLRPETAQGIFVNFANVLATTSRKLPFGIAQVGKAFRNEINPRNFLFRVREFEQMEIEYFVMPGTDEVWHQQWLEERLRWWESVGVPRERITVYDVPPDELAHYSKRTFDLMYHYPDLGAQEIEGIANRTDYDLGSHSKDQASLNLTARVNPNSDSTARLTYFDPERRQHVVPYVIEPSAGVGRGALAVLCEAYAEEMTKAPPPERVEAVADALAAFLKSVGRSEKLHSEARDALLAYGEAIRSHLPERLPEVEPLLAMPGADAIELGKKLRGQAQPLIDEHFRTVLRLRPRLAPVKVAVFPLKRNHDAMVETARRIRRQLQLELGARTVYDDTGAIGKLYRRQDEIGTPYCITVDFDTLGEGKEPALADTVTVRDRDTMAQERVPVADLPLYLREKLR; encoded by the coding sequence ATGACCGCTACGAGCCTCAATCAAATCGTGTCTTTGTGCAAACGTCGCGGCTTTGTCTTTCCCGGCAGCGAGATCTACGGCGGGCTGCAGGGCATCTACGACTACGGCCCTCTGGGTGTCGAACTCAAAAACAATCTCATCGCCGAATGGTGGCGCGCCAATGTCTACGAGCGCGATGATATGGAGGGTCTCGACGCGGCCATTCTTATGAATCGCCTGGTGTGGAAGTACTCGGGCCACGAAGAGACCTTTAACGACCCCCTGGTAGATTGTCGCGCCTGCAAGAGCCGCTGGCGCGCCGATCACATTCACGGCCGCTGCCCCAACTGCGGCTCGACCGACCTCACCGAGCCGCGGCCCTTCAATATGATGTTCAGCACGCAGGTCGGCCCCGTGGCCGATAGCGGCGCCCTGGCCTACCTGCGCCCCGAAACTGCCCAGGGAATCTTCGTCAACTTCGCCAACGTGCTGGCAACCACCAGCCGCAAGTTGCCCTTCGGCATCGCCCAGGTTGGCAAGGCCTTCCGCAACGAGATTAACCCGCGCAACTTCCTCTTCCGGGTGCGCGAGTTTGAGCAGATGGAGATCGAGTACTTCGTCATGCCCGGCACTGACGAGGTCTGGCATCAGCAGTGGCTCGAAGAGCGCCTGCGCTGGTGGGAAAGCGTCGGCGTGCCCCGCGAACGCATCACCGTCTATGATGTGCCCCCCGATGAACTGGCCCATTACTCCAAGCGCACCTTCGATTTGATGTACCACTATCCTGACCTCGGCGCCCAGGAGATCGAGGGTATTGCCAACCGTACCGATTATGATCTGGGCTCACATTCAAAGGATCAGGCCAGCCTGAACCTGACCGCGCGCGTCAATCCGAACTCCGACAGTACGGCGCGGCTGACCTACTTTGATCCCGAACGCCGGCAACACGTCGTACCCTACGTGATCGAGCCTTCGGCTGGCGTAGGACGGGGCGCGCTGGCGGTGCTCTGCGAGGCTTATGCTGAAGAGATGACCAAAGCCCCGCCTCCGGAGAGAGTCGAAGCCGTGGCCGACGCCCTCGCCGCCTTTCTCAAATCGGTAGGCCGCAGTGAGAAACTCCACTCCGAGGCGCGCGACGCTCTCCTCGCTTATGGTGAGGCCATTCGCAGCCATCTGCCCGAGCGTCTGCCGGAGGTTGAGCCGCTCCTGGCCATGCCCGGCGCCGATGCCATCGAATTGGGCAAGAAGCTGCGCGGCCAGGCCCAACCGTTGATCGATGAGCACTTCCGCACCGTCCTGCGCCTGCGACCCCGCCTGGCGCCGGTAAAAGTCGCCGTCTTCCCCCTCAAACGCAACCACGACGCGATGGTTGAGACGGCGCGCCGCATCCGCCGCCAGCTCCAACTGGAACTCGGCGCGCGGACGGTGTATGATGATACCGGCGCTATCGGCAAGCTCTACCGCCGTCAGGACGAAATTGGCACGCCGTATTGCATTACGGTGGACTTTGACACCCTTGGCGAAGGCAAAGAACCGGCGCTCGCCGACACCGTGACTGTGCGTGACCGTGATACCATGGCCCAGGAGCGGGTGCCCGTTGCCGACCTGCCGCTCTACCTGCGCGAGAAGCTACGCTAA
- a CDS encoding tyrosine recombinase XerD, producing MQEQVDQFLEYMAAERGTSANTIAAYRTDLDQLCAYLRDQNLNEWQSVTSDHVLGFLLFLRERRYANSTIARRTAALKSFFGYLTEQRIIAGDPSRCIDSPKVDRYPPRALSQHQVDELLELPLRASSPEGLRDKAMLELLYATGLRVSELVALNVSDVLLAQGAIRCTGRAGRERVLPLGETALTALEEYLDSARNRLLHNGSQPTDALFLNHRGKRLTRQGLWLILKGYAEEVGLHDLTPHTLRHSFAAHLLENGAELREVQERLGHASLSTTQIYTQLPEGSPARRRSARPGELPRRNGQHPAMYEGVLVKEEE from the coding sequence ATGCAAGAGCAAGTCGATCAGTTTTTGGAGTACATGGCGGCGGAGCGAGGCACATCTGCCAATACCATTGCCGCCTATCGTACCGACCTCGACCAACTCTGCGCCTATCTGCGGGACCAGAACCTGAACGAGTGGCAAAGCGTCACTTCTGATCACGTGCTGGGCTTTCTGTTGTTCCTGCGCGAACGGCGCTACGCCAATTCGACAATCGCCCGCCGCACTGCGGCGCTCAAGTCGTTCTTCGGCTATCTCACCGAGCAGCGCATTATTGCCGGTGATCCATCCCGATGCATCGACTCGCCCAAGGTGGATCGCTATCCTCCCAGGGCTCTGTCTCAGCACCAGGTTGATGAACTGCTGGAATTGCCGCTGCGCGCTTCCTCGCCTGAGGGATTACGCGACAAGGCGATGCTCGAACTCCTCTACGCCACCGGGCTGCGCGTGAGCGAACTGGTGGCGTTGAATGTCTCTGATGTGCTGCTGGCACAGGGAGCCATTCGCTGCACGGGACGGGCTGGCCGCGAACGGGTCCTGCCCCTTGGCGAAACGGCGCTGACTGCCCTTGAGGAGTACCTCGACTCAGCCCGCAACCGCCTGCTGCACAACGGGAGCCAGCCGACCGATGCGCTCTTCCTGAACCATCGCGGCAAGCGCCTCACCCGTCAGGGACTCTGGCTTATTCTCAAGGGGTATGCCGAGGAAGTGGGACTCCATGATCTGACTCCGCATACCCTCCGCCACTCCTTTGCCGCCCATCTGCTGGAGAACGGCGCCGAACTCCGCGAGGTTCAGGAACGCCTTGGCCACGCCTCGCTCTCTACCACCCAGATCTATACCCAGTTGCCCGAGGGTTCGCCTGCCCGGCGGCGGTCCGCGCGACCAGGCGAGCTTCCTCGGCGCAACGGCCAGCACCCCGCAATGTACGAAGGGGTGCTGGTCAAGGAAGAGGAATGA
- a CDS encoding diacylglycerol kinase family lipid kinase encodes MVYCHSFLCRLYGEIMQTMLVFNPNAGQAEALESELAAAAAVWREAGWQVEVQPTLAAGDGQRLARLAAERNYDLVVAAGGDGTINEVINGLVGSQTALATLPLGTMNVWARELRLPLQPRAAAAAILDWAPYPIDLGRAGDRYFLLMAGIGFDAAITAGVRPAEKRRFGALAYVWRGIEQVLSVRGASARLTLDGRPLRGRVLMVVVGNTQLYGGLVKITHRACINDGLLDVCVIKGENGLSALRSFFAILGRRQGHDPEIQYYRARMLTVVARPALPVQVDGDPIGFTPMTFEVAPGALQALLPPDLPEDLLQQKPASEAPLPLSRRRRPA; translated from the coding sequence ATGGTATACTGCCACTCGTTCTTGTGCCGCCTCTACGGCGAGATTATGCAGACAATGCTCGTGTTTAACCCGAACGCGGGCCAGGCCGAGGCGCTGGAAAGCGAACTCGCCGCTGCCGCAGCCGTCTGGCGTGAAGCCGGGTGGCAGGTCGAGGTGCAGCCAACTCTTGCCGCGGGTGATGGGCAGCGTCTTGCCCGTCTTGCGGCGGAGCGGAACTACGACCTGGTGGTGGCTGCCGGAGGCGATGGGACGATCAATGAGGTGATCAACGGCCTGGTGGGTTCACAGACGGCGCTGGCGACCTTGCCGCTGGGGACGATGAACGTCTGGGCGCGGGAGTTGCGCCTGCCCCTGCAGCCTCGCGCCGCTGCCGCGGCGATCCTCGACTGGGCGCCTTATCCTATTGATCTGGGCCGCGCGGGCGATCGCTATTTCCTGCTCATGGCAGGCATCGGATTCGATGCAGCCATCACCGCTGGCGTGCGCCCTGCTGAGAAGCGCCGCTTTGGCGCCCTGGCCTACGTGTGGCGGGGCATTGAGCAGGTGCTGAGCGTGCGGGGCGCCAGCGCGCGCCTGACACTCGACGGGCGTCCGCTCCGTGGCCGCGTGCTGATGGTCGTGGTGGGAAACACCCAGCTGTATGGCGGACTGGTAAAAATCACCCATCGCGCCTGCATTAATGACGGCTTGCTTGATGTGTGCGTTATCAAGGGCGAAAATGGCCTCAGCGCCCTGCGCAGCTTTTTCGCCATTCTTGGTCGCCGCCAGGGCCACGATCCGGAGATCCAGTATTACCGGGCACGGATGCTCACCGTAGTGGCCAGACCGGCCCTGCCGGTGCAGGTAGACGGCGACCCGATCGGGTTTACGCCCATGACCTTTGAAGTGGCGCCGGGGGCCCTGCAGGCCCTGCTGCCGCCCGATCTGCCCGAGGATCTGTTGCAGCAGAAGCCGGCCTCGGAAGCGCCATTGCCGCTGAGCCGCAGGCGGCGCCCGGCGTGA
- a CDS encoding 5-formyltetrahydrofolate cyclo-ligase has product MDGRATESEAPLPASFLKRSLRRQASARRDAVDDHAARSAVICARVAALPVFQAAASIHCYLPIRSEVDTRFLIDAALAAGKAVAVPVMGSDQRLAHSWIDRLDMEAFVAGPHGTLHPRDMRLAAPGSWDLTVAPLLAFDRAGYRLGYGKGFYDRLLAEVRGVSVGVAFAVQEEPGLPHEPHDVPLDIIVTECEIIQRRPGLATAFRDDQG; this is encoded by the coding sequence ATGGATGGCAGGGCAACGGAGAGCGAAGCGCCCTTACCGGCATCTTTCCTCAAACGGTCGTTACGGCGCCAGGCCAGCGCCCGTCGTGATGCCGTTGACGATCACGCCGCGCGCAGTGCAGTCATCTGCGCGCGAGTGGCTGCTTTACCTGTCTTTCAGGCCGCCGCTTCTATTCATTGCTACCTGCCTATCCGCTCCGAAGTGGATACCCGCTTCCTGATCGATGCCGCGCTGGCCGCGGGCAAAGCTGTGGCCGTGCCCGTCATGGGCAGCGACCAGCGGCTTGCACATAGTTGGATTGACCGGCTCGACATGGAGGCCTTTGTTGCCGGTCCCCACGGCACGCTGCACCCCCGTGATATGCGCCTCGCCGCGCCCGGGAGCTGGGACCTGACCGTGGCCCCCCTGCTGGCCTTCGACCGTGCCGGCTACCGTCTCGGCTACGGTAAAGGATTCTACGATCGCTTGCTGGCAGAGGTGCGCGGTGTGAGCGTCGGGGTGGCCTTCGCCGTCCAGGAAGAGCCAGGCCTTCCGCACGAGCCGCACGACGTGCCTCTCGACATCATTGTCACCGAGTGCGAGATCATTCAGCGACGCCCTGGCCTGGCTACAGCCTTCCGGGACGATCAGGGATAG
- a CDS encoding DUF4491 family protein yields the protein MHWSGIALGLFSLGIIGFGFFWVIRLEYHLGYLWWPYPLALGVLLILVSLFVANPGWSALLGITGASFIWGATELKEQAVRAELGWFKFNPRRKPDPPFVEVIRKIKAPHL from the coding sequence ATGCACTGGAGTGGAATTGCCCTCGGCCTGTTCAGTCTGGGCATCATCGGCTTCGGCTTCTTCTGGGTCATCCGTCTGGAGTACCACCTTGGCTATCTCTGGTGGCCCTACCCTCTGGCGCTTGGCGTGCTGTTGATCCTCGTATCCCTCTTTGTGGCCAATCCCGGATGGTCAGCCCTCCTCGGCATCACCGGCGCCTCGTTCATCTGGGGCGCTACCGAGCTGAAGGAACAAGCCGTGCGAGCCGAACTCGGCTGGTTCAAGTTCAACCCGCGCCGCAAACCCGATCCGCCATTCGTGGAGGTGATCCGCAAGATCAAGGCGCCGCATCTCTAG
- a CDS encoding DUF4491 family protein: MLQLAGFWMALATFLGIWWGHVGVRWLEAHSPRIWPPALLLTIAGLGLNAFALFTPSLILAGVSSIVGVTLLWDAFELFRQAKRVRKGHAPANPANPRHAAYLAAGGSATTADLLDREPTGRPVAPQRSPWRPAEPLSELYRPSSASTD, from the coding sequence ATGCTGCAACTGGCCGGGTTCTGGATGGCCCTCGCCACGTTTCTGGGCATCTGGTGGGGTCACGTTGGCGTACGCTGGCTTGAGGCCCACAGCCCGCGAATCTGGCCGCCCGCGCTGCTGCTGACGATCGCCGGCCTGGGGTTGAACGCCTTCGCCCTCTTCACCCCCTCGCTCATCCTGGCGGGCGTCAGTAGCATTGTTGGCGTGACCCTCCTGTGGGACGCCTTCGAGCTGTTCCGGCAAGCGAAGCGGGTGCGCAAAGGTCACGCCCCGGCCAATCCCGCCAACCCGCGCCACGCAGCCTATCTGGCCGCTGGCGGTTCGGCCACGACCGCAGACTTGCTCGACCGTGAGCCGACTGGCCGCCCGGTCGCTCCCCAGCGGTCGCCATGGCGCCCGGCCGAACCCCTGTCCGAACTCTATCGCCCATCCTCAGCCAGCACCGATTGA
- a CDS encoding MarR family transcriptional regulator → MSPPVAPSIAHEQHRLIHDIYVLLDDGDRRVLQKVNLSPLEFSVLQRLDTVQGRRLTDIGAELLCVKSTITRLVDRLEAHGLVRRTPDPDDRRAQRLLLTPRGLALRDEAVRLHDAAVERRMGLLEPAEQQQLRVLLEKLRAGLSQDLHASDP, encoded by the coding sequence ATGTCTCCACCCGTAGCGCCCTCGATTGCCCACGAGCAGCACCGGCTCATTCACGACATCTATGTCCTTCTCGATGATGGCGATCGGCGTGTGCTCCAGAAAGTCAACCTTTCGCCGCTGGAATTCTCGGTGCTCCAGCGTCTTGACACTGTTCAGGGTCGCCGTTTGACCGACATTGGCGCGGAGCTGCTGTGTGTGAAGAGCACGATCACGCGCCTGGTTGATCGGCTGGAGGCGCACGGGCTGGTGCGACGAACGCCTGATCCTGATGATCGGCGGGCTCAGCGTCTGCTCCTTACTCCCCGCGGCCTGGCGTTGCGGGATGAGGCCGTGCGTTTGCACGACGCCGCGGTGGAGCGGCGCATGGGGCTTCTTGAGCCGGCGGAGCAGCAACAGCTGCGGGTCCTGTTGGAGAAACTGCGTGCCGGGCTGAGCCAGGATCTACACGCCAGCGATCCCTGA
- a CDS encoding Hsp20/alpha crystallin family protein — protein MNDPSRTIRVIAFRTPFVTFETRSWHPPMNVYETDEGLVIIADLAGVNPTDLQVYVKPNLLVVQGQRQLTPPPGLRRIHRMEIGAGRFEVEVPIATSIDPERSEGHYRNGLLEIILPYASDPPQRVMVIQIEGGL, from the coding sequence GTGAACGATCCCAGCCGCACGATCCGCGTGATCGCCTTCCGAACGCCATTTGTGACCTTCGAGACCCGTTCGTGGCATCCGCCAATGAATGTGTATGAAACCGATGAGGGTCTGGTTATTATCGCCGATCTGGCCGGGGTGAACCCGACCGATCTGCAGGTGTATGTCAAACCAAACCTGCTTGTCGTCCAGGGGCAGCGCCAGTTGACGCCTCCGCCCGGCCTGCGCCGCATCCACCGCATGGAGATCGGCGCGGGGCGCTTTGAGGTGGAGGTGCCGATCGCCACCTCCATCGATCCGGAACGATCGGAGGGGCATTATCGCAATGGCTTGCTGGAGATCATTCTGCCCTACGCCAGTGATCCGCCCCAGCGCGTGATGGTCATCCAGATCGAGGGAGGGCTGTGA